In a genomic window of Equus caballus isolate H_3958 breed thoroughbred chromosome 9, TB-T2T, whole genome shotgun sequence:
- the LOC100056266 gene encoding solute carrier family 7 member 13 gives MKTRGNFQLQRVIGYFHGTIILFSIIIGAGIFLAPKGVLKYSSLNVGVSLSIWAACAVVSMVAALSHAELGTTFPRSGAQYYFLKRSLGPFISFSYIWVNLFASPAGTAARSLLLAGYIIHPFYPGCSVPEMPKKCLALAIVWCLGILNARGVKEVTWFQTLSTVVKMAVLCFISLTGIVLLVRGRKENLARFEKAFVAEVPDASQIAEAFLQGLYAYSGWGVLVRIAGELKNPGENIPKCVITALTLVALIYLLVNISYLAVLTPKEIMSSDAVAVTWMDKVIPSMQWAISIGVSSSIFSSLNCTVFSSSRVLYVASQEGQLPLILSTLNVHSCPVVAVLQMTILASFIIIPSDLILLVNYVGFIDWLQLGLMMTGLLKLRFQEPDLPRPYKVRLPFVFGTIAMSLFLVLTPILKSPNMHYTYVLLFLFSGLLLYFPFIHFNLNCPYFNKITCFLQLLLNVSPGDDIDEYISAEGTLQKNQPEIAAKTE, from the exons atgaagacgAGGGGAAATTTTCAGCTTCAAAGGGTGATAGGATATTTCCATGgaacaattattttattcagtATCATAATAGGTGCAGGTATATTTCTGGCTCCTAAAGGGGTATTAAAATACTCCTCGCTCAATGTGGGGGTCTCCCTAAGTATTTGGGCTGCCTGTGCTGTCGTGTCTATGGTGGCTGCTCTGAGTCATGCAGAACTGGGGACCACTTTCCCTAGAAGTGGAGCACAGTATTATTTCCTCAAGAGATCTCTTGgaccctttatttctttctcctataTCTGGGTCAATCTATTTGCTTCCCCGGCAGGAACTGCTGCACGGAGCTTGCTACTAGCAGGCTATATCATACACCCTTTCTATCCTGGATGTTCTGTTCCTGAGATGCCAAAGAAATGTTTAGCGTTGGCCATTGTATGGTGTTTGGGAATTCTGAATGCTCGAGGAGTAAAAGAAGTGACCTGGTTTCAGACTCTCAGTACCGTTGTGAAGATGGCAGTGCTCTGCTTCATCTCTCTAACTGGAATCGTGCTGTTGGTGAGGGGTAGAAAGGAGAACCTAGCTAGATTTGAGAAAGCGTTCGTTGCTGAAGTTCCAGATGCCTCGCAGATTGCAGAAGCCTTCTTACAAGGATTATATGCATATTCAGGCTGGGGAGTCCTTGTTCGGATAGcag GAGAGCTGAAAAACCCTGGTGAGAATATCCCCAAATGTGTGATTACTGCACTCACCCTGGTGGCTCTGATCTACTTATTGGTTAACATTTCCTACCTAGCAGTCTTGACTCCAAAGGAAATCATGTCCTCAG atgctGTTGCTGTCACCTGGATGGATAAAGTAATCCCTTCTATGCAATGGGCTATTTCCATTGGTGTTTCTTCCTCAATATTTAGCTCCCTTAATTGTACTGTATTTTCATCATCAAGGGTACTGTACGTTGCAAGTCAGGAGGGTCAGCTACCATTGATCCTCTCAACTCTTAACGTCCACTCCTGTCCAGTGGTCGCTGTGCTTCAGATGACCATTCTTGCCTCCTTTATAATTATTCCCTCAGACTTAATCCTTTTAGTAAACTATGTGGGATTCATAGACTGGCTCCAACTTGGGCTAATGATGACGGGTTTACTTAAACTGAGATTCCAGGAGCCCGACCTACCCAGACCTTATAAG gtaCGTTTGCCATTTGTATTTGGAACCATCGCCATGTCTCTGTTCTTAGTTTTGACACCAATCCTCAAGTCTCCTAATATGCACTACAcctatgttcttctttttctcttcagtggacttttgttgtattttccttttattcactTTAACTTGAATTGTCCGTATTTCAACAAGATAACTTGCTTTCTACAATTACTGTTGAATGTTTCACCTGGCGATGACATTGATGAATATATTTCAGCAGAAGGGACATTACAGAAAAATCAACCTGAAATTGCAGCAAAAACAGAATAA